One stretch of Ornithinimicrobium ciconiae DNA includes these proteins:
- a CDS encoding LacI family DNA-binding transcriptional regulator yields the protein MATGNAPTLEDVAARAGVSRATASRVINADPRVREAARLAVHAAVAQLGYRPNRAARRLVTRAADSIAVVVPESDERVFSDPFFSGTLRGVTRAVGDLPMQVVLVMGKPDDGDHRMERYLRGGHTDGAIVVSHHQNDNLWRVLAETQLPSVFLGRPYAEEARVPYVDVDNAAGAALAARHLVERGCRRIGTVTGPLDMSAGQDRLDGWQRVLVEAGLSTDLVEIGDFAAAGGAQATRRLLERCPDLDGIFVASDQMAVAAIGELAVAGRRVPEDVAVVGYDDSTAATMSRPALTTVVNPIAEMASRAVDLLLRVMDGDEVEPAILPTALVVRESA from the coding sequence ATGGCCACCGGTAACGCGCCCACGCTGGAGGACGTCGCCGCCCGAGCCGGCGTCTCCCGGGCGACGGCCTCGCGTGTCATCAACGCCGACCCCCGGGTGCGCGAGGCTGCCCGCCTGGCGGTCCACGCGGCGGTCGCCCAGCTCGGCTACCGGCCGAACCGGGCCGCCCGGCGGCTGGTCACCCGCGCCGCCGACTCGATCGCCGTCGTGGTGCCGGAGTCGGACGAGCGGGTGTTCAGCGACCCGTTCTTCTCCGGCACGCTGCGCGGCGTGACGCGGGCGGTCGGTGACCTCCCCATGCAGGTGGTGCTCGTCATGGGCAAACCCGATGACGGCGACCACCGGATGGAGCGCTACCTGCGCGGTGGTCACACCGACGGTGCCATCGTGGTCAGCCATCACCAGAACGACAACCTGTGGCGGGTCCTCGCCGAGACCCAGCTGCCGTCGGTCTTCCTGGGGCGGCCGTATGCCGAGGAAGCCCGGGTGCCCTATGTCGACGTCGACAATGCAGCGGGTGCTGCACTCGCTGCCCGCCACTTGGTGGAGCGAGGCTGCCGCCGCATCGGCACGGTGACCGGACCATTGGACATGAGCGCCGGGCAGGACCGTTTGGACGGCTGGCAGCGGGTGCTCGTCGAGGCCGGTCTGAGCACCGACCTGGTGGAGATCGGCGACTTTGCGGCAGCCGGGGGAGCCCAGGCGACCCGGCGCCTGCTCGAGCGGTGCCCGGACCTGGACGGGATCTTTGTCGCCTCGGACCAGATGGCCGTTGCTGCGATCGGGGAACTTGCCGTGGCCGGGCGACGCGTCCCCGAGGATGTCGCAGTCGTGGGCTATGACGACTCCACGGCCGCCACCATGAGTCGCCCGGCGCTGACCACCGTGGTGAACCCCATCGCCGAGATGGCTTCCCGCGCAGTGGATCTGTTGCTGCGCGTCATGGATGGTGATGAGGTCGAGCCGGCCATCTTGCCCACCGCCCTCGTCGTGCGCGAGTCGGCCTGA
- a CDS encoding Ltp family lipoprotein: protein MTALLIIAGLIVVGSLVGGEDEPATVADATEVVAESPSTPEAPSADEAEPADEAEPADEAEPADEVEPADEERPAAQAEPELTRSQENAVRSAESYLSFTAFSQSGLVEQLEFEDFSTADAEFAVNHLDVDWNEQAAQSAENYLEFSGFSRQGLIDQLIFEGFTQSQATFGVDATGL, encoded by the coding sequence ATGACGGCATTGCTCATCATCGCGGGGCTCATCGTCGTGGGCAGCCTGGTCGGCGGGGAGGACGAGCCCGCCACCGTCGCCGACGCCACCGAGGTCGTGGCGGAGTCACCGTCCACGCCCGAAGCACCGTCCGCCGACGAGGCAGAGCCGGCCGACGAGGCAGAGCCGGCCGACGAGGCAGAGCCGGCCGACGAGGTAGAGCCGGCCGACGAGGAAAGGCCCGCCGCCCAAGCCGAGCCGGAACTGACCAGGTCGCAGGAGAACGCCGTTCGCTCCGCCGAGAGCTACCTGAGCTTCACGGCCTTCTCCCAGTCCGGGCTGGTCGAACAGCTGGAGTTCGAGGACTTCTCCACCGCCGACGCGGAGTTCGCCGTCAACCACCTCGACGTGGACTGGAACGAGCAAGCTGCACAGTCTGCAGAGAACTATCTGGAGTTCTCCGGGTTCTCGCGGCAAGGACTCATCGACCAGCTGATCTTTGAGGGATTCACGCAGTCGCAGGCAACCTTCGGCGTCGACGCCACGGGCCTGTGA
- a CDS encoding sensor histidine kinase, with product MSTLSPSTEGLSSAAPLRVPARGFPGLRGGLSWLGARARFLAMVALCLLGSLLAMGTSLNRYVEASATGELSILQSMSILLATVGAVVAVMALRRRHTAPYAVTLVTAALPLIVPLDATAALFALAALVRVRAERAVWACAGLVGLATAAALFRDASGATTDSSMLKSMTSTHAPGQVVEMDLSLWVPVIVSLALLGTSVGAGLFMRNRRALVATQGRARAAEQSHDLLHSRLGRQAERDLIAREVHDVIGHRLSLLSLHAGGLEVAADGDTRLAHSAALIRQSAQQTMEDLQSLLRVLREPETTPYNRTAMPSLADLPTVIDETVDGGMPVVSTVYLSQAEDADPALARAVYRIVQELLTNARRHAPGAPVRLLVRGGPAEGIRIETANRLTTQPLRPPGNGLTGICERVALWNGTVRHGLDEQHAFRVAVHLPWAAAAASRADRQEVQV from the coding sequence ATGTCAACGTTGTCGCCGAGCACCGAGGGGCTGTCGTCCGCCGCACCGCTGCGCGTGCCCGCACGCGGCTTCCCGGGTCTCCGCGGCGGTTTGAGTTGGCTAGGCGCACGCGCTCGCTTCCTGGCGATGGTCGCACTCTGTCTTCTGGGGTCCCTGCTCGCCATGGGCACGAGCCTCAACCGCTACGTCGAGGCCTCAGCGACGGGAGAGCTGAGCATCCTTCAGAGCATGTCCATCCTGCTGGCCACGGTCGGTGCCGTCGTGGCCGTGATGGCACTGCGACGGCGTCACACCGCCCCTTACGCTGTGACGCTGGTGACCGCCGCGCTGCCGCTCATCGTTCCTCTGGACGCCACAGCAGCCCTGTTCGCACTGGCGGCGCTCGTGCGGGTGCGAGCTGAGCGTGCGGTGTGGGCGTGCGCCGGACTGGTCGGTCTCGCGACGGCAGCGGCCCTCTTCCGGGATGCCTCTGGTGCCACGACTGACTCGTCCATGCTGAAGTCGATGACCTCCACGCATGCACCGGGCCAGGTGGTCGAGATGGACCTGTCCCTGTGGGTTCCCGTGATCGTCTCTCTGGCGCTGCTGGGCACGTCGGTGGGTGCCGGCCTGTTCATGCGCAACCGTCGAGCGCTGGTGGCTACGCAGGGGCGTGCCCGGGCTGCCGAGCAGAGTCATGACCTCCTCCACAGCCGGCTAGGGCGTCAGGCAGAGCGAGACCTCATCGCGCGTGAGGTGCACGACGTCATCGGTCACCGGCTCTCGCTGCTGTCCCTGCACGCCGGCGGGCTGGAGGTTGCCGCCGATGGTGACACCCGGCTGGCACACAGCGCTGCGCTGATCCGGCAGAGCGCCCAGCAGACGATGGAGGATCTGCAGTCACTGCTCCGAGTGCTGCGCGAGCCCGAGACCACGCCTTACAACCGGACGGCGATGCCGTCACTGGCGGATCTGCCGACCGTGATCGACGAGACCGTGGATGGCGGCATGCCGGTCGTCTCGACTGTCTATCTGTCCCAGGCCGAGGACGCCGACCCGGCCCTGGCCCGCGCGGTCTACCGCATCGTGCAGGAGTTGCTGACCAATGCGCGTCGCCACGCACCGGGTGCTCCCGTGCGGTTGCTGGTCAGGGGTGGCCCGGCCGAGGGCATCCGCATCGAGACAGCCAACCGCCTGACCACCCAGCCCCTGAGGCCGCCGGGCAACGGACTGACCGGGATCTGCGAACGGGTAGCCCTGTGGAATGGCACGGTGCGTCACGGGCTGGACGAGCAACACGCCTTTCGGGTTGCCGTGCACCTTCCGTGGGCGGCTGCCGCTGCCTCACGGGCCGACCGGCAGGAGGTGCAGGTGTGA
- a CDS encoding response regulator — translation MRRESRHMGDTPLGGGPGADTRATTSGDARPVRVLLVDDDPLVCSGLELMLSSAGGIAVVASVGDGDLVVPAVQQHYPDVVLMDVRMPRVDGITATREALAQPNPARVIVLTTFAEDSAVMRAVEAGAAGFLLKTAAPAEIIDAVRRVAAGEGVLSPASVPELFQHVATHPVVSRRRDAATRLTGLTTRERDIVIRVAQGLSNAEVARALFVSEATVKSHLGAVMGSLGCSSRVEVAVLAERAGWLHEDSAVGHAGSAMGR, via the coding sequence GTGAGACGTGAGTCCCGGCACATGGGTGACACGCCCCTCGGCGGTGGCCCCGGCGCGGACACCCGGGCGACTACAAGCGGTGACGCACGACCGGTGCGTGTGCTGCTGGTGGATGACGACCCGCTCGTCTGCTCCGGGCTGGAGCTCATGCTGTCCTCCGCGGGAGGGATCGCCGTCGTGGCCTCGGTGGGTGATGGTGACCTCGTGGTGCCCGCCGTCCAACAGCACTATCCCGACGTCGTGCTCATGGATGTGCGCATGCCTCGGGTCGACGGGATCACGGCGACACGCGAGGCGCTTGCCCAACCCAACCCTGCCCGGGTGATCGTCCTGACCACGTTTGCCGAGGACTCGGCGGTGATGCGGGCGGTTGAGGCGGGCGCCGCCGGATTCCTGCTCAAGACGGCCGCCCCAGCAGAGATCATTGACGCGGTCCGGCGCGTAGCAGCAGGGGAGGGAGTCCTCTCACCCGCGAGCGTCCCAGAGCTCTTTCAGCATGTTGCCACCCATCCCGTCGTCTCCCGGCGACGGGACGCGGCCACGCGTCTCACGGGACTGACCACCCGTGAGCGAGACATCGTCATCCGGGTCGCGCAGGGCCTGTCCAATGCCGAGGTGGCTCGTGCGCTCTTCGTCAGCGAGGCCACCGTCAAGAGCCACCTAGGAGCAGTGATGGGCTCCCTGGGTTGCTCGAGCCGGGTCGAGGTCGCTGTCCTGGCAGAGCGAGCGGGCTGGTTGCACGAGGACTCGGCCGTCGGGCACGCAGGGTCAGCAATGGGACGGTGA